A part of Gemmatimonas groenlandica genomic DNA contains:
- a CDS encoding sensor histidine kinase, translating to MQAKAKPMPAVAPENDTRPDVSPESIAALVAQGAAALADHDPDVEQDAADRADLQRSDPSSALDLLIGVTHDMRSPLSSMMVIVEQLRSGSSGPLTPTQERQLSLLYGATFGLVAMTNDALEFARGGAARGNNTAVFSIAELLRSVVRLVQPIAEERGLVLRIAGPEADTRHGRADIMYRVLLNLVTNALKNTDNGTVTISAEATDMQKVTFHVDDTGRGIPSEVASRRAFDSYSSCLADGGGATHGLGLLICDRLLGEIGSSLKLEKRRTGGTRATFEVRLA from the coding sequence ATGCAAGCCAAAGCGAAGCCGATGCCGGCGGTCGCTCCTGAGAACGACACACGGCCCGATGTAAGTCCGGAGTCCATCGCGGCACTCGTGGCGCAGGGTGCCGCTGCGCTGGCCGATCACGATCCTGACGTTGAACAGGACGCCGCCGATCGCGCCGACCTCCAGCGCTCAGACCCATCCAGTGCGCTCGACCTGTTGATTGGCGTAACGCACGACATGCGCTCGCCTCTCAGCTCTATGATGGTAATCGTCGAGCAGCTTCGAAGCGGGAGCTCAGGACCGCTGACACCTACCCAAGAACGACAGCTGAGTCTCCTTTACGGAGCCACATTTGGTCTCGTTGCGATGACCAATGACGCGCTGGAATTTGCACGAGGGGGCGCTGCTCGTGGAAACAACACCGCCGTCTTCTCGATTGCGGAGTTGCTTCGCTCGGTAGTCCGACTCGTCCAGCCTATAGCCGAGGAAAGAGGGCTCGTTCTTCGAATAGCCGGTCCGGAGGCGGACACTCGACACGGACGCGCCGACATCATGTATCGTGTGCTGCTCAATCTCGTGACGAACGCGCTAAAAAATACAGACAACGGAACTGTCACTATTTCAGCAGAAGCCACCGATATGCAGAAAGTGACGTTTCATGTAGATGACACAGGTAGAGGAATCCCTTCTGAAGTCGCTTCGAGGCGCGCGTTCGACAGCTACAGCAGCTGCCTCGCTGATGGCGGCGGAGCGACTCACGGATTGGGGCTCTTGATCTGCGATCGCTTATTAGGTGAGATCGGCAGCTCCCTGAAGCTCGAGAAACGGAGAACTGGTGGAACACGAGCTACTTTCGAAGTCCGACTAGCGTGA
- a CDS encoding MBOAT family O-acyltransferase → MPLLVLSILFNAAIAAAIRSSIDGRRKRFLVVGIVVNVSVLVLFKYTGFIADSASRVGLHLPAIKVAHFPLGLSFFTVQQIMMLIDCYERLVNIRTLRENFSFVAFFPSLLLGPIARARTMLPQLTGETWQPERTAEGLALLVLGLAKKVILADSLAVVSNAGFGTSTTWSTADAWLASTAYSLQLYFDFSGYSDMAIGAGLLLGIQLPLNFNVPFRSRSIAEFWQRWHMTLTSFINTYLFTPIIRSMGKATLSKSFIATFLSMLIAGLWHGPSWTYVLFGALHGIALIVNQYSKKRKLKLPSGVALVATLIFLNTAFIVFRAPSVRFAFDGIQSLIPFGARSFDLGAWTRELSLMPSVALMLAAGATSYFGPSSQELAKTLATGPATRRLALLFALSVVAMVMMTSGRQAQFVYNQF, encoded by the coding sequence GTGCCTCTCCTCGTGCTTTCGATTCTGTTCAATGCTGCGATCGCTGCAGCGATCAGAAGTTCAATCGATGGGCGACGAAAGCGATTTCTTGTGGTGGGAATCGTAGTAAACGTCAGTGTCTTGGTGCTATTCAAGTACACTGGCTTCATCGCTGACTCAGCATCGCGCGTTGGGCTGCACCTTCCGGCAATCAAAGTTGCGCACTTCCCGCTTGGATTGAGCTTCTTTACGGTTCAGCAGATAATGATGCTGATCGATTGCTATGAGCGCCTCGTGAACATTCGTACACTTCGAGAAAATTTCTCGTTCGTTGCATTCTTCCCGTCGCTTCTTCTTGGGCCGATTGCTCGAGCTCGAACGATGCTGCCTCAATTGACCGGGGAGACCTGGCAGCCGGAGCGTACTGCGGAAGGCCTGGCTCTCCTAGTGCTTGGACTCGCCAAGAAGGTCATTCTGGCGGACAGCCTCGCGGTGGTTTCGAATGCGGGCTTCGGCACTTCCACCACGTGGAGCACCGCAGACGCATGGCTTGCGAGCACCGCATACTCGCTTCAACTCTACTTTGACTTTAGTGGTTATTCGGATATGGCTATAGGAGCGGGCCTGCTGCTTGGCATTCAGTTGCCGCTCAACTTTAACGTACCGTTTAGGTCCAGATCGATCGCGGAGTTTTGGCAGCGATGGCACATGACGCTCACGTCCTTCATCAACACATATCTTTTCACGCCGATCATTCGTTCGATGGGGAAGGCGACGTTGTCAAAGTCGTTCATTGCCACCTTTTTATCGATGCTGATCGCCGGGTTGTGGCACGGGCCGTCCTGGACCTATGTCCTGTTCGGCGCGCTGCATGGCATAGCATTGATTGTGAACCAGTATTCCAAGAAGCGTAAGTTGAAGCTGCCATCCGGCGTGGCTCTCGTTGCTACACTGATCTTCTTGAATACGGCATTCATAGTATTCCGCGCTCCTAGCGTGCGCTTCGCCTTCGACGGTATTCAAAGTCTCATTCCATTCGGCGCGAGATCGTTCGATCTGGGTGCGTGGACGCGTGAACTCTCATTGATGCCTTCAGTGGCCCTCATGCTCGCTGCCGGAGCGACGTCATACTTCGGTCCAAGCTCTCAAGAGCTAGCGAAAACGCTAGCAACAGGTCCAGCGACGCGCCGGTTGGCATTGCTCTTTGCACTGAGCGTTGTAGCGATGGTAATGATGACATCGGGCAGGCAAGCGCAATTTGTGTACAACCAATTTTGA
- a CDS encoding sigma-54-dependent transcriptional regulator produces the protein MTDPFLSDSSSATVPDKGTGLRILVVDDDRTLREGCASVLQMDGHAVTSTGRGEEAIDMVKRRKFDLVLVDLYMTPISGMEVLKAAVEAHKDVIVVVMTGNPSVASSIEALRAGAWDYLPKPFSASHLQVLIGRAAHAAASTKDTKEIKPSLVTQNGAGEPMALLGVSASFKKAVELAQKVAATDASVMISGESGTGKEMIAQFIHRHSRRTARKLVPLNCAALPDNLLESEMFGYRKGAFTGADRDKAGLLEVANGGTLFLDELTEMTMPLQAKLLRVLQDGVVRRLGSETQDAVVDVRFISATNRDPQEAVQQGLLREDLFYRLRVVPIKLPPLRKRLEDIPLLAEFFLKRSWERHRASGPPPALTADTITFLQSRPWRGNVRELQNVIEHVAVIAEAGRPIDPGDIPVYDEAPVAGVESGLPAAIMNEAFHTAKDNLIAHFEKEYLSRLTTRAGGNMSKAARLAGIDRTTLYRLMEKHGFRRDVLSGAAD, from the coding sequence ATGACTGATCCATTTCTCTCCGATAGCAGTTCGGCAACCGTTCCTGATAAAGGAACGGGGCTCCGCATCCTCGTGGTTGACGATGATCGGACGCTCCGTGAAGGCTGCGCGTCGGTGCTTCAGATGGACGGCCACGCGGTCACGTCCACCGGACGCGGTGAAGAAGCGATTGACATGGTGAAGCGGCGTAAGTTCGACTTGGTGTTGGTGGACCTCTACATGACCCCGATATCGGGTATGGAGGTCCTTAAAGCCGCCGTGGAAGCGCATAAGGACGTGATCGTGGTGGTGATGACGGGCAACCCAAGCGTGGCGAGCAGCATCGAAGCGCTGCGGGCCGGTGCCTGGGACTACCTCCCGAAGCCGTTCTCGGCCTCGCACCTGCAGGTGTTGATCGGCCGAGCAGCACATGCCGCCGCCAGCACCAAGGACACCAAGGAGATCAAGCCGAGTCTGGTGACCCAGAACGGCGCAGGCGAGCCGATGGCTCTGCTTGGTGTGTCCGCCTCCTTTAAAAAGGCCGTGGAGCTGGCGCAGAAGGTCGCTGCCACCGACGCGTCGGTGATGATCAGCGGCGAGAGCGGTACCGGTAAGGAAATGATCGCGCAGTTCATTCACCGACATAGCCGCCGCACGGCGCGCAAGCTGGTGCCGCTCAACTGTGCGGCCCTGCCCGACAACCTGCTGGAATCGGAAATGTTCGGCTATCGCAAAGGCGCTTTTACGGGCGCTGATCGCGATAAGGCCGGCCTTCTGGAAGTGGCCAACGGGGGCACGCTCTTTCTGGACGAGCTCACCGAGATGACCATGCCACTCCAAGCCAAACTGCTGCGCGTGCTACAAGACGGCGTGGTTCGCCGCCTGGGCAGCGAAACGCAAGACGCCGTAGTGGACGTGCGCTTCATCTCGGCCACCAACCGCGACCCGCAAGAAGCGGTACAGCAGGGGCTGCTGCGTGAAGATCTGTTCTATCGGCTGCGCGTCGTACCCATCAAGCTGCCGCCGCTGCGTAAGCGACTGGAAGACATTCCGCTGCTGGCCGAGTTCTTCCTGAAGCGCTCGTGGGAACGTCACCGTGCCAGCGGGCCGCCTCCGGCGCTCACGGCCGACACCATCACCTTCCTGCAGTCCCGTCCGTGGCGCGGTAACGTACGCGAGCTGCAGAATGTGATCGAGCATGTGGCCGTGATCGCTGAGGCTGGGCGCCCGATCGACCCGGGCGACATTCCCGTGTACGACGAGGCACCCGTCGCTGGCGTCGAATCCGGACTGCCGGCAGCGATCATGAACGAGGCGTTCCATACCGCCAAGGACAACCTGATCGCGCACTTCGAGAAGGAGTACTTGTCGCGATTGACCACACGGGCCGGCGGGAACATGTCGAAGGCGGCTCGATTGGCGGGCATCGACCGAACCACTCTCTACCGCCTCATGGAGAAGCACGGCTTCCGGCGGGATGTGCTATCGGGGGCCGCGGATTGA
- a CDS encoding acyl carrier protein yields the protein MAEILQQLQTIFRDVLDNDSVSISRASTGETVEGWDSLAHINIVAAVEDEFGVRFALGELQELKNIGDMIDLILQKQGKLA from the coding sequence ATGGCTGAAATTCTGCAGCAGTTGCAAACTATTTTTCGCGACGTTCTCGATAACGATTCTGTCAGCATCTCGAGGGCGTCGACTGGTGAGACAGTAGAGGGGTGGGACTCCTTGGCGCATATCAACATCGTCGCGGCGGTCGAGGATGAGTTTGGTGTTCGCTTCGCCCTTGGAGAGTTGCAAGAACTGAAGAACATCGGCGACATGATCGACCTGATTTTGCAGAAGCAGGGAAAGCTCGCATGA
- a CDS encoding polysaccharide biosynthesis tyrosine autokinase, which yields MSGQQIQPVTTRENALDNFQDGAPPADWGGGQDATPEPKGPSLARYVGAVNRFKWLILLFGVLGGAGGYAATKFIEPEYEVKATILLEQGTGTNQDGANSRGPIQAEELLKASGWQDLLRSFAIADPVVNDLALFVTPKRVSDSTMFRAFRVAPDQQRLKPGTYVLTVTGTTYSLAIKLGPEVEKGAVGDSVGRVVGFLWQPAARTLAGRKDIEFDVQTPREASIALIKKLRLSLQDGSSFLFLNLTGENAQRTAATLNAWVEQFVVVATALKKKNITSVAAILEGQTQYAAENLSNAENALESFRVRTVTEPNERQSITPGIEMTNSPVFENYFRDQILADSYKRDRQALEGILAKGRQAGGVITREAVLSIPSVNTDPAAENLRRVLADFADRELSLRKLRESYTDELPRVQNEIAALASLRSSIPSVLESYLTQLKLREQTLVSTIDQSSKDLRKIPTRTIEEQRLKRQVAQSEELYRSLNIKAAEAKLAEAATIPDVSVLDPAVAPLKPTRNTAPVIILGAIGAALALGVLLAIVLDQVDKRFRYPEQATDDLGLFILGVVPVINTKGKRKSADEASQVVEAFRTIRMNVRYAADPSRPLAMTITSPGPNDGKSLISSNLALSFAEAGARTLLIDGDIRRGELAKTFGTQSRPGLVEYLDGTALIAEVLHPATAHPNLTVMPAGARRKRAPELLATPRLQQLINQMSAEYDVVIVDSPPLGAGFDAYALATATGNLALVLRAGTTDRKMAAAKMATVDTLPVRVMGAVLNGIKLTGVYEYYSYYQDYAAQDEEPVARISDGSARSDKPLPAKIS from the coding sequence ATGTCCGGTCAGCAGATCCAGCCCGTAACGACGCGCGAAAACGCGCTCGACAATTTTCAGGATGGCGCACCACCCGCGGATTGGGGTGGTGGGCAGGATGCTACCCCTGAGCCCAAGGGGCCCAGCCTGGCGCGGTATGTGGGGGCCGTCAACCGCTTCAAGTGGTTGATCCTGCTTTTCGGCGTACTCGGCGGTGCCGGTGGGTACGCGGCGACCAAGTTCATCGAGCCCGAGTACGAGGTCAAAGCGACGATCCTTCTCGAGCAAGGCACAGGTACGAATCAGGATGGCGCCAATTCGCGCGGTCCTATTCAGGCGGAAGAGCTGTTGAAGGCCTCCGGTTGGCAGGACCTGCTCAGGTCCTTCGCAATCGCGGACCCGGTGGTTAACGATCTGGCGCTGTTCGTGACACCCAAGCGCGTGTCCGATAGTACGATGTTCCGCGCCTTCCGCGTGGCGCCGGATCAGCAGCGCTTAAAGCCAGGCACGTACGTGCTGACCGTTACGGGTACGACGTATTCTCTCGCGATCAAGCTCGGTCCGGAGGTTGAGAAGGGCGCCGTCGGCGACTCCGTCGGTCGTGTAGTGGGCTTCCTTTGGCAGCCGGCAGCGCGGACACTTGCCGGTCGCAAGGATATTGAGTTCGATGTGCAGACGCCGCGTGAAGCGTCGATCGCCCTCATCAAAAAGCTTCGCCTCAGCCTTCAGGATGGAAGCTCGTTCCTCTTCCTAAATCTGACCGGTGAGAACGCACAGCGAACCGCGGCGACGCTGAACGCCTGGGTTGAACAGTTTGTGGTTGTGGCGACAGCGTTGAAGAAGAAGAACATCACTTCAGTGGCGGCAATTCTAGAAGGTCAAACGCAGTACGCCGCGGAGAATCTCTCGAACGCCGAAAATGCCCTCGAGAGCTTCCGCGTTCGCACTGTTACCGAGCCCAACGAACGCCAGTCGATCACCCCCGGCATCGAGATGACGAACAGTCCGGTGTTCGAGAATTATTTCCGCGACCAGATCCTGGCCGACAGCTATAAGCGCGATCGGCAGGCCCTCGAGGGAATTTTGGCGAAGGGCCGGCAGGCTGGCGGAGTGATCACGCGTGAAGCGGTGTTGTCGATCCCGAGTGTGAACACGGATCCTGCTGCCGAGAATTTGCGCCGAGTACTGGCTGACTTTGCCGACCGCGAGCTTTCGCTACGAAAGCTACGCGAAAGCTACACCGACGAACTTCCCCGAGTGCAGAATGAAATAGCGGCGCTGGCATCGCTGCGCAGCTCAATTCCGTCCGTGCTCGAATCGTATCTCACGCAGCTCAAGCTGCGCGAGCAGACCTTGGTGAGCACGATCGATCAGAGCAGCAAGGACTTACGCAAGATTCCGACGCGAACCATTGAAGAGCAGCGCCTCAAACGTCAAGTCGCGCAAAGCGAAGAGCTTTACCGAAGCCTCAACATCAAAGCTGCCGAAGCCAAGTTGGCCGAGGCCGCCACTATCCCTGATGTAAGCGTGCTCGACCCGGCGGTGGCGCCCCTCAAGCCAACGCGTAACACGGCACCGGTCATTATTCTTGGAGCAATCGGTGCGGCGCTAGCACTCGGTGTACTGTTGGCGATCGTCCTCGATCAAGTTGACAAGCGCTTCCGATATCCCGAGCAGGCCACCGACGATCTTGGACTGTTCATCTTGGGCGTCGTCCCGGTGATCAACACCAAGGGCAAGCGAAAGTCCGCTGACGAGGCGTCTCAGGTGGTCGAGGCGTTCCGCACCATTCGTATGAATGTGCGCTATGCTGCCGATCCGTCGCGCCCGCTCGCCATGACAATCACCAGCCCGGGACCGAATGACGGAAAGTCGCTGATCTCGTCGAATCTGGCGCTGTCGTTTGCTGAGGCCGGTGCGCGCACGTTGCTGATTGATGGCGATATCCGCCGCGGCGAGCTGGCGAAGACGTTCGGTACACAGTCGAGACCCGGCCTCGTCGAGTATCTAGATGGGACGGCGTTGATTGCTGAAGTGCTCCATCCGGCAACGGCGCATCCGAACTTGACCGTGATGCCTGCTGGTGCCCGCCGGAAGCGCGCTCCGGAACTATTGGCCACTCCGAGACTTCAGCAGCTGATCAACCAGATGTCGGCCGAGTACGACGTGGTGATCGTCGACTCCCCGCCGCTGGGCGCCGGTTTCGATGCCTATGCGCTTGCCACGGCTACCGGCAACCTCGCGCTCGTGCTCCGCGCGGGCACAACTGACCGGAAAATGGCTGCGGCCAAGATGGCCACCGTGGACACGCTGCCTGTTAGGGTAATGGGAGCCGTGCTGAACGGCATCAAGTTGACCGGCGTGTACGAGTACTACTCGTACTATCAGGACTACGCGGCGCAGGACGAGGAGCCGGTTGCGCGCATTTCCGACGGGTCGGCTCGATCGGACAAGCCCCTTCCCGCCAAGATCAGCTAA
- a CDS encoding HAD-IIIC family phosphatase, whose amino-acid sequence MDLGASSKAILRNGKKLRRQLRELPNLREFRIAVLGGSTTDEFVDFLEIELLSNGIRPTFYQSEYGAYFEEAVLSPSTLAAFRPQLVVVYTTVRNIRLDDDYGASEERFQQRLEAEYQRYVAIWDSIEQTIGCEIIQNTFDPPLYRILGNLDASHPAGAVRFVNALNCRFAEAAASRSRLRLNDLSSLASQLGVEQWRDLPRWFSYKLAHTPAAHLEIARSVGASITSALFGSKKCLVLDLDNTLWGGVIGDDGVDKIRLGRESADAEAFVEFHEYCLRLRSRGILLAVCSKNNHDIAMEGLRHPDSVLRPEHFAAIRANWLPKDENIRSIAEELNIGVDSLVFVDDNPAERALVAAQLPTVGVPEVGSDVSQFAAVVESYRFFETTAVSGEDLVRSSQYQANTERVLAGAAYQNYGEYLSSLEMSADIGGFKAPYLERIAQLVNKTNQFNLTTRRLSHSEVLEIAADSTQVAIYGRLADKFGDNGLVTVVQARVLDGVAHVELWLMSCRVLKRELEAAMLDVLVERCAVAGASAIHGLYIPTAKNAMVADHYSRLGFRKVEEERTDGATNWYLEVAGYTPRNKHIQIERSA is encoded by the coding sequence ATGGACCTCGGAGCATCTTCAAAGGCAATTCTGCGTAACGGCAAGAAGTTACGCCGGCAGCTTCGTGAGCTTCCAAATCTGCGGGAATTTCGCATCGCAGTTCTTGGAGGATCCACAACTGATGAGTTTGTGGACTTTCTCGAGATTGAGCTGCTGTCCAATGGTATTCGACCGACGTTTTACCAATCCGAGTACGGCGCCTACTTCGAAGAAGCCGTGCTCTCGCCATCAACCTTAGCTGCGTTCCGACCGCAGCTAGTCGTCGTCTACACCACCGTTAGGAATATCCGACTCGACGATGACTACGGAGCCTCGGAAGAGCGCTTTCAACAGCGACTTGAGGCAGAGTATCAGAGATATGTAGCGATTTGGGATTCAATCGAACAAACGATCGGTTGCGAAATCATCCAGAACACTTTTGACCCGCCCCTCTACCGAATACTTGGAAATCTCGACGCCTCCCATCCGGCTGGCGCCGTAAGGTTTGTCAACGCGCTCAACTGCCGCTTTGCCGAAGCAGCAGCAAGCCGGTCCAGACTTCGCCTGAACGACCTGTCCTCGCTCGCTTCGCAGCTTGGTGTCGAACAATGGCGTGATCTGCCTCGATGGTTTTCGTACAAGTTGGCACATACTCCGGCTGCGCATCTCGAGATTGCGAGATCGGTGGGCGCATCGATCACGAGTGCGCTGTTTGGTTCCAAAAAGTGTCTCGTACTCGACTTGGACAACACGCTTTGGGGCGGAGTAATCGGCGACGATGGAGTGGACAAGATTCGCCTCGGTCGCGAATCCGCAGACGCGGAGGCGTTCGTCGAGTTTCACGAGTATTGCCTTCGGCTTAGAAGCAGAGGGATTTTGCTCGCGGTCTGCTCGAAGAACAATCATGATATCGCGATGGAAGGGCTGCGTCACCCGGACTCAGTTCTCCGACCTGAGCACTTTGCCGCCATTCGCGCTAACTGGCTTCCAAAGGATGAGAACATCCGCTCAATCGCCGAGGAACTCAACATCGGCGTTGACAGTCTTGTGTTCGTCGACGACAACCCGGCGGAACGGGCGTTGGTAGCAGCCCAGTTGCCGACGGTCGGCGTCCCTGAAGTTGGAAGCGATGTATCGCAGTTCGCAGCCGTAGTCGAAAGCTATAGGTTCTTCGAGACCACCGCAGTTTCGGGCGAGGATCTGGTTCGTTCGAGTCAGTATCAAGCGAATACTGAGCGAGTGCTCGCTGGGGCCGCATACCAGAACTATGGCGAGTATCTATCCTCGCTGGAAATGTCGGCGGACATCGGCGGATTTAAGGCGCCGTACTTGGAGCGCATCGCTCAGTTAGTCAACAAGACAAATCAGTTCAACCTGACTACGCGGCGACTATCGCATTCTGAGGTTCTTGAGATTGCCGCAGACTCAACGCAGGTAGCGATCTACGGACGACTCGCAGATAAATTCGGCGACAATGGCCTCGTGACTGTCGTACAGGCGCGCGTACTCGACGGCGTCGCCCACGTTGAATTATGGTTGATGAGTTGCCGCGTACTGAAGCGCGAGCTCGAAGCGGCTATGCTGGACGTGTTGGTTGAGCGTTGCGCGGTCGCCGGGGCTTCTGCTATTCATGGGTTGTATATACCGACCGCAAAGAACGCGATGGTCGCAGACCACTACAGTCGCCTCGGGTTTCGAAAGGTCGAAGAGGAGCGGACGGACGGAGCGACGAATTGGTACCTTGAGGTCGCTGGCTACACCCCCCGAAACAAGCACATACAAATCGAACGGAGCGCGTGA
- a CDS encoding VOC family protein: MRLHHVGWVTKSTKVASDRFAREGMTALGHPVPDPVQRVIVQFFVDPVGLIWETVSPLEDVGSSPLSSRLARGGGLDHVCFELDEDDGSLEEVLSRQVDGGGTVVCAPVHAAAFRRRIAFVVHRSGRLLEFVEPRAQSDPY; this comes from the coding sequence GTGCGTCTTCATCACGTTGGGTGGGTTACGAAGTCGACTAAGGTCGCATCCGATCGCTTCGCAAGAGAAGGCATGACCGCTCTGGGACACCCCGTGCCAGACCCGGTACAACGCGTGATAGTGCAGTTCTTCGTGGATCCGGTCGGACTCATCTGGGAAACGGTGTCGCCACTCGAAGATGTGGGATCATCGCCGCTGTCGTCCAGACTTGCCCGAGGCGGCGGCCTCGACCATGTCTGTTTTGAACTCGATGAAGACGATGGGTCCTTGGAGGAAGTGCTCTCCCGCCAAGTAGACGGGGGAGGCACCGTGGTCTGCGCGCCAGTACACGCCGCCGCCTTTCGCCGTCGAATAGCATTCGTTGTGCATCGTTCGGGAAGGCTTCTAGAATTTGTGGAGCCACGCGCGCAATCAGATCCGTATTGA
- a CDS encoding citrate synthase has protein sequence MSTSNPPKDPSGASDLQMLDQRSGISYSARIQTEGPEGDSYIRAVDLRQIKQEASEFGMLSYDPAFMNTASCRSAITFIDGDKGILRYRGYPIEQLAENATFLEVAYLLRHGELPNQGQYDTWVHDITFHTYVHENIRKFLEGFRYDAHPMSMMCSATAALSSFYPQARDIHDPQQRYISMIRLMAKLPTIAAFAYRHVKGLPFIYPDNDLGYTENFLSMIARMSEPKYEANPVFVKALEVLFILHADHEQNCSTSAVRAIGSSGVDPFSAVAGGIAALFGPLHGGANEAVLRMISDIGDKKNIPAFIESVKSGKGEHRLMGFGHRVYKSYDPRARIVKKLADEVFAQVGMDKDLEIALELERIALSDDYFIARKLYPNVDFYTGLIYRSMAFPTDFFTVLFAVARVSGWMAQWEEMILDKEQKIARPRQIYVGAGERQYTDQLSDKFPRARKDSIRK, from the coding sequence ATGAGCACGTCTAATCCGCCCAAAGACCCGTCTGGCGCATCCGACCTTCAGATGCTCGATCAGCGAAGCGGTATAAGCTATTCGGCGCGGATTCAGACGGAGGGTCCCGAGGGCGACTCATACATTCGCGCTGTCGACCTTCGGCAAATAAAGCAGGAGGCGTCGGAGTTCGGAATGCTCAGCTACGACCCCGCATTCATGAACACGGCGTCGTGCCGCAGCGCTATCACGTTCATCGACGGTGACAAGGGCATTCTTCGTTATCGTGGTTATCCCATCGAGCAGCTCGCGGAGAACGCAACGTTCCTGGAAGTTGCATACCTGCTTCGACACGGCGAACTGCCGAACCAGGGGCAGTACGATACGTGGGTACACGACATCACGTTCCACACGTACGTGCACGAGAACATCCGGAAGTTCCTAGAAGGGTTCCGGTACGACGCGCACCCGATGTCGATGATGTGTAGCGCCACGGCAGCTCTTTCGAGCTTCTATCCGCAGGCGCGCGACATCCACGATCCACAGCAGCGCTACATCTCGATGATTCGCCTCATGGCGAAGCTGCCCACGATCGCGGCCTTTGCGTACCGCCATGTGAAGGGTTTGCCGTTCATCTATCCGGACAACGATCTCGGCTACACCGAGAACTTCCTGTCGATGATCGCGCGCATGTCCGAGCCCAAGTACGAGGCCAACCCGGTATTCGTGAAGGCGCTCGAAGTGCTGTTCATTCTCCACGCCGACCACGAGCAGAACTGCAGCACCAGTGCGGTGCGCGCCATCGGTTCGTCGGGCGTGGACCCGTTCTCGGCCGTCGCCGGCGGTATCGCGGCGCTGTTCGGTCCGTTGCATGGCGGTGCGAACGAAGCCGTGCTGCGCATGATCAGCGACATCGGCGATAAGAAGAATATTCCGGCTTTCATCGAGTCGGTGAAGAGCGGCAAGGGCGAGCATCGCCTCATGGGCTTCGGTCACCGCGTGTACAAGAGCTACGATCCGCGCGCCCGCATCGTGAAGAAGCTGGCCGACGAAGTGTTCGCTCAGGTCGGCATGGACAAGGACCTGGAAATCGCACTTGAGCTCGAGCGCATCGCGCTAAGCGACGACTACTTCATTGCGCGCAAGCTCTATCCGAACGTCGACTTCTACACGGGGCTTATCTATCGCTCCATGGCGTTCCCGACGGACTTCTTCACCGTTCTGTTTGCCGTCGCCCGCGTGTCGGGTTGGATGGCGCAATGGGAAGAGATGATACTGGACAAGGAGCAGAAGATTGCGCGTCCTCGTCAAATTTACGTTGGTGCCGGCGAGCGACAGTACACGGACCAGCTCAGCGATAAGTTCCCGCGCGCGCGGAAGGATAGCATTCGGAAGTAA
- a CDS encoding polysaccharide biosynthesis/export family protein, with translation MTILTGMRMLCCTRAAVRGVLFTIVVASAAPSGAQDAPLGGPQRATRAALAERVATLEQKSSSGGLSGSAKSRATAELSAIRMRLQQGDFRVGDRFVITLRQDSVRSDTASVRDSLKVSVANLPDASLVGVLRSELDERMTAHVARYLRNVSVRTSVLTRVAILGAVRTPGFYYASPDRPISDLVMVAGGPADQANLNELEVSRGTAKLLSVKDSRKAVKDGRTLEQLDVQSGDEVKIPIKKKINWQIVIQSMLVVSSLFFAGLQFLQWYYNRQDQ, from the coding sequence GTGACAATTCTCACGGGAATGCGCATGCTGTGTTGCACCCGCGCCGCGGTTCGTGGCGTACTCTTCACAATTGTCGTGGCTTCGGCAGCTCCAAGTGGAGCGCAGGACGCACCGTTAGGCGGGCCGCAGCGGGCGACACGAGCGGCGCTTGCCGAACGTGTCGCGACTTTGGAGCAAAAGTCGAGCTCGGGTGGTCTCTCAGGTTCTGCCAAGTCCCGGGCTACGGCTGAGCTGTCGGCGATTCGTATGCGCCTGCAGCAAGGTGACTTCCGAGTTGGGGATCGCTTTGTCATCACCCTTCGGCAGGACTCCGTACGTTCCGATACGGCTTCCGTTCGGGACAGCCTCAAAGTGTCCGTCGCCAATTTGCCGGACGCCTCGCTCGTCGGTGTACTCCGTTCCGAGCTGGACGAGCGAATGACCGCTCACGTGGCGAGGTATTTGCGTAACGTGTCGGTCAGGACCAGCGTCTTAACACGCGTTGCCATCCTTGGAGCCGTGCGGACGCCGGGATTCTATTACGCATCTCCCGATCGGCCGATTAGCGATCTCGTAATGGTCGCCGGCGGTCCCGCTGACCAGGCAAACTTGAACGAGCTTGAAGTAAGTAGAGGGACGGCCAAGCTTCTGTCCGTAAAAGATTCAAGAAAGGCCGTGAAGGATGGACGCACGCTAGAGCAACTCGATGTGCAGTCAGGAGACGAGGTCAAGATTCCGATCAAGAAGAAGATCAATTGGCAGATCGTGATTCAGAGTATGCTCGTGGTCTCTTCTCTGTTCTTTGCTGGCCTCCAGTTTTTGCAGTGGTATTACAACCGTCAGGACCAATAG